A portion of the Rhodococcus pseudokoreensis genome contains these proteins:
- a CDS encoding SDR family NAD(P)-dependent oxidoreductase: MFELTGKSALVTGAGSGIGASVAQAYARAGAAVLVTDVDGDAAAAVAAEITAAGGSAKSAALDVRDGEAAAAAAEQAAALNDGTLNILVNNAGAIAPAMFPNLEEDDFRRIVDIHLVGSFVCSKAVLPYLPTDGSGRIINVTSAAGLVGTIGQANYGAAKAGIIGLTKSLARELAKKQVTVNALAPLAATKMTENIRSNEKLAAKTLARIPLGRWAEPDEISSSFVFFASDGAAYITGQVLPVDGGTVI; the protein is encoded by the coding sequence ATGTTCGAACTCACCGGAAAATCCGCCCTCGTGACCGGGGCCGGCAGCGGCATCGGTGCCTCGGTCGCGCAGGCCTACGCGCGAGCAGGTGCGGCCGTGCTCGTCACCGACGTCGACGGCGACGCCGCTGCGGCCGTGGCCGCGGAGATCACCGCGGCGGGCGGTTCGGCGAAATCCGCGGCTCTCGACGTCCGCGACGGCGAGGCGGCCGCCGCGGCGGCGGAACAGGCCGCCGCCCTGAACGACGGCACGCTCAACATCCTGGTCAACAACGCCGGCGCCATCGCACCCGCAATGTTCCCGAACCTCGAAGAAGACGACTTCCGCCGCATCGTCGATATCCATCTCGTCGGCAGTTTCGTCTGCAGCAAGGCCGTCCTCCCGTACCTGCCCACCGACGGCAGCGGGCGGATCATCAACGTGACCTCCGCGGCCGGCCTGGTGGGCACCATCGGGCAGGCCAACTACGGTGCCGCGAAGGCGGGCATCATCGGTCTCACGAAGTCGCTGGCGCGTGAACTCGCCAAGAAGCAGGTGACGGTCAACGCGCTCGCGCCGCTCGCCGCCACCAAGATGACGGAGAACATCCGAAGCAACGAAAAGCTCGCCGCCAAGACGCTGGCGCGGATCCCGCTGGGCCGCTGGGCGGAACCGGACGAGATCTCGTCCAGCTTCGTGTTCTTCGCGTCCGACGGCGCGGCGTACATCACAGGCCAGGTGCTGCCCGTCGACGGCGGGACGGTGATCTGA
- a CDS encoding thiolase family protein: MAEKRNPFQRSSREVIIAEAARTPMGKSHPDRGWFRDTHPNDMLGAVYTELIRRSGLAPATVEDLVIGCTAPFGEQSRNIGRNAWLQAGYPPEVPAVVLDRRCGSAQTAVEMGAALVGSGTHDVVVAGGVEHMGHVPMNSPAKISELYGDPWPEALRDRYDFVNQGESAELIADRWEISRQEMDEFAVRSHRLATEAIEAGCFDAEMIPLDLAGETRSTDQTLRPGTSLDSLAGLKTAFRENGRITAGSSSPISDGAAGVLLASREAVDAHGLQARARILDQTTVGVDPIIMLTGPIPATRKLLDRNGMSMNDIDLFEVNEAFSSVVLAWERELKPDMDRVNVNGGAIALGHPVGATGARLIATIVAELERRDAEIGLVTMCCGGGLGTATLIQRID; the protein is encoded by the coding sequence ATGGCTGAGAAGCGCAACCCCTTCCAGCGTTCCTCCCGCGAGGTGATCATCGCGGAAGCAGCGCGCACCCCCATGGGCAAGTCGCACCCCGACCGCGGCTGGTTCCGCGACACCCATCCCAACGACATGCTCGGCGCCGTGTACACGGAACTGATCCGCCGCAGCGGACTGGCTCCGGCGACGGTCGAGGACCTCGTGATCGGGTGCACCGCACCGTTCGGCGAGCAGTCCCGCAACATCGGCCGCAACGCCTGGTTGCAGGCCGGCTACCCGCCGGAGGTCCCGGCCGTCGTCCTGGACCGCCGCTGCGGATCCGCCCAGACGGCCGTCGAGATGGGCGCCGCCCTGGTCGGTTCCGGCACCCACGACGTCGTCGTGGCCGGCGGTGTCGAACACATGGGTCACGTGCCGATGAACTCACCGGCCAAGATCTCCGAACTGTACGGCGACCCGTGGCCGGAAGCGCTGCGCGACCGGTACGACTTCGTGAACCAGGGCGAGAGTGCCGAACTCATCGCGGACCGGTGGGAGATCTCCCGGCAGGAGATGGACGAGTTCGCCGTCCGCTCCCATCGTCTGGCGACCGAGGCCATCGAGGCGGGCTGTTTCGACGCCGAGATGATCCCCCTCGACCTCGCGGGCGAGACCCGGTCCACCGACCAGACCCTCCGCCCCGGCACGAGCCTCGACAGCCTGGCCGGGCTGAAGACGGCGTTCCGGGAGAACGGCCGGATCACGGCGGGCAGTTCGTCGCCGATCTCGGACGGGGCGGCCGGTGTGCTGCTCGCTTCCCGCGAGGCCGTCGACGCGCACGGACTGCAGGCCCGGGCCCGCATTCTCGATCAGACCACCGTCGGGGTGGACCCGATCATCATGCTGACGGGTCCGATCCCGGCCACCCGGAAGTTGCTCGACCGCAACGGAATGAGCATGAACGACATCGACCTCTTCGAGGTCAACGAAGCATTCAGCTCGGTCGTCCTGGCCTGGGAGCGGGAACTGAAGCCCGACATGGACCGGGTCAACGTCAACGGCGGTGCGATCGCGCTCGGTCACCCCGTCGGTGCGACCGGTGCCCGGCTCATCGCCACCATCGTGGCGGAACTCGAGCGACGTGACGCCGAAATCGGTTTGGTGACCATGTGCTGCGGCGGCGGCCTGGGAACGGCGACCCTGATCCAGCGGATCGACTGA
- a CDS encoding acetyl-CoA hydrolase/transferase family protein, producing MIDLTPHIRPGDGIWWSQTSAEPTPLVHALLDQVSSIGPVRAFVGLTWNRRLTSELPDELSVVSYGGLGELRRLARLEIVPCHYGALPRLFAERRLPCDVGFVQVSPPDSAGNCSLGVGVDYIADALDHTPVLIAEINRRMPVTLGAPRIPLSRFAAVMETDRPLLDAPDREPAAVELAIARNVAELVADGDTIQIGVGTLPSAVLTALEGHKDLGMHSGMISDGALRLIDRGVLTGARKEIDPGLHVTGAALGTAALYDRLPGLPVAFRPASYTHAPQVLSQLRSFVSINSAIEVDLTGQVGAELRNTTYAGAVGGQVDFSRAAAMTGGRSIIAMRADSRGESTIKTALEYGAVTTARADVDFVVTEHGAAALRGCSLGERARRMIAVAAPEYRERLEFDLEEYDLASATE from the coding sequence ATGATCGACCTGACGCCGCACATCCGGCCCGGCGACGGAATCTGGTGGAGCCAGACGAGTGCGGAACCCACTCCGCTCGTCCACGCCCTGCTCGACCAGGTGTCGTCGATCGGCCCGGTCCGGGCGTTCGTGGGACTGACCTGGAATCGCCGGTTGACGAGCGAGTTGCCCGACGAACTCTCCGTCGTCTCCTACGGTGGCCTCGGCGAACTGCGCCGCCTCGCCCGTCTCGAGATCGTGCCCTGCCACTATGGGGCGCTGCCGCGGCTGTTCGCCGAACGGCGGCTCCCATGCGACGTCGGGTTCGTGCAGGTGTCACCGCCGGACTCGGCCGGGAACTGCTCGCTCGGGGTCGGTGTCGACTACATCGCGGACGCCCTCGACCACACACCGGTTCTCATCGCCGAGATCAACCGGCGCATGCCCGTCACACTCGGCGCACCACGAATTCCGTTGTCGCGGTTCGCTGCGGTAATGGAAACCGACCGGCCGTTGCTCGACGCGCCGGACCGTGAGCCGGCCGCGGTGGAATTGGCGATCGCGCGGAACGTCGCCGAACTCGTGGCGGACGGAGACACGATCCAGATCGGCGTCGGGACGCTGCCGTCCGCCGTCCTCACCGCTCTCGAGGGTCACAAGGACCTCGGGATGCATTCCGGCATGATCTCCGACGGGGCGCTCCGATTGATCGACCGGGGCGTGCTGACCGGGGCGCGTAAGGAGATCGACCCTGGGCTGCACGTGACGGGCGCCGCGCTCGGAACGGCGGCCTTGTACGACAGGCTTCCGGGTCTTCCGGTGGCCTTCCGTCCGGCGAGCTACACCCATGCGCCGCAGGTCCTCTCGCAGCTGCGGTCGTTCGTGTCGATCAACTCGGCGATCGAGGTGGATCTGACCGGGCAGGTCGGCGCGGAACTGCGCAACACGACCTACGCCGGTGCCGTCGGGGGCCAGGTGGACTTCTCCCGGGCCGCGGCGATGACCGGCGGCCGCTCGATCATCGCGATGCGCGCGGATTCGCGTGGGGAGTCGACGATCAAGACTGCTTTGGAATACGGCGCGGTCACCACCGCCCGCGCCGACGTGGATTTCGTGGTCACCGAACACGGTGCCGCGGCACTGCGCGGGTGTTCCCTTGGGGAGCGTGCGCGGCGCATGATCGCCGTGGCGGCACCCGAGTACCGCGAAAGGCTGGAATTCGATCTCGAGGAGTACGACCTTGCGTCCGCAACGGAGTGA
- a CDS encoding hydroxymethylglutaryl-CoA lyase → MARPQRVQIREVGPRDGFQNEPEHIPTDDKVRLINALGRAGFTRIEVASFVRPDVIPQLADGVEVLGRIDVPDDTKLMVLVPNSKGLDNALKVRDKFHEVAIFVSASETHNKKNVNRTVDETMADNDVMAKRIVAEGLDCAAVIATSFGCPFEGKVDLGRVLDLAERFAEAGVTEIGFGDTTGMCNPAYASEFFAAALDRLPGVEVTAHFHNTRGQGLANAYAALEAGCASFESSFGELGGCPVPAGSTGNIATEDLVSMFHEMGVETGLDLPRVIEAAREAQTVLGRKLTSHSIVAGPIEWAASPR, encoded by the coding sequence ATGGCACGTCCGCAGCGGGTCCAGATCCGGGAGGTCGGACCGCGTGACGGCTTCCAGAACGAACCGGAGCACATCCCGACCGACGACAAGGTGCGGTTGATCAACGCTCTGGGACGGGCGGGGTTCACCCGGATCGAGGTCGCCAGTTTCGTGCGGCCGGACGTGATCCCCCAACTGGCGGACGGGGTGGAGGTACTCGGTCGCATCGACGTACCCGACGACACCAAACTGATGGTGCTCGTCCCCAACAGCAAGGGGCTGGACAACGCACTGAAGGTGCGCGACAAGTTCCACGAGGTCGCGATCTTCGTCAGCGCGTCGGAGACCCACAACAAGAAGAACGTCAACCGCACGGTCGACGAGACGATGGCCGACAACGACGTCATGGCCAAGCGAATCGTCGCCGAGGGACTCGACTGCGCCGCGGTGATCGCGACGTCGTTCGGTTGCCCGTTCGAGGGCAAGGTCGACCTGGGACGCGTCCTCGACCTGGCCGAACGGTTCGCCGAGGCCGGCGTCACCGAGATCGGATTCGGCGACACCACGGGCATGTGCAATCCGGCGTACGCGTCGGAATTCTTCGCGGCGGCGCTCGACCGGCTGCCCGGCGTCGAGGTGACCGCACACTTCCACAACACGCGTGGCCAGGGCCTCGCCAACGCGTACGCTGCACTCGAAGCAGGTTGCGCGAGCTTCGAATCGAGCTTCGGTGAGCTGGGCGGCTGCCCCGTTCCTGCGGGCTCGACGGGCAATATCGCCACCGAGGATCTGGTGAGCATGTTCCACGAGATGGGCGTCGAGACGGGTCTCGACCTTCCCCGGGTCATCGAGGCCGCGCGCGAAGCTCAGACGGTGCTCGGCCGCAAGCTCACCAGTCACTCGATCGTCGCGGGCCCCATCGAATGGGCCGCGAGCCCGCGCTGA
- a CDS encoding SDR family NAD(P)-dependent oxidoreductase: MSNRVAFVTGGAQGIGKGISDALGAAGFRVAVADLNLEVAEETAAGIRDAGGQAIAVPVDVTDTASVQAAVKQVAEQFGPVEIVVNNAGWDDFMPFLKTDEAFWDRILDINFKGQLRVIQATVPGMVERGFGRVINIGSDAGRVGSSLEAVYSGAKGGVIAFTKTLAREIATKGVTANTVCPGPTDTPALRKFADTSGQDADKVIGGMTRAVPMKRLGQATDIGAAVAYFASDAAEFVTGQTLSVSGGLTMS; the protein is encoded by the coding sequence ATGAGTAATCGAGTCGCATTCGTAACCGGCGGTGCACAGGGCATCGGCAAGGGCATCTCCGACGCCCTCGGGGCAGCGGGCTTCCGCGTCGCGGTGGCCGACCTCAACCTGGAGGTCGCCGAGGAGACCGCCGCCGGTATCCGCGACGCCGGCGGCCAGGCGATCGCCGTGCCCGTCGACGTCACCGACACCGCGTCCGTGCAGGCCGCGGTGAAGCAGGTCGCCGAGCAGTTCGGCCCGGTCGAGATCGTCGTCAACAACGCCGGCTGGGACGACTTCATGCCGTTCCTGAAGACCGACGAGGCGTTCTGGGACCGGATCCTCGACATCAACTTCAAGGGCCAGCTTCGGGTCATCCAGGCGACCGTCCCGGGCATGGTCGAGCGCGGCTTCGGCCGGGTCATCAACATCGGTTCGGACGCCGGCCGCGTCGGCTCGTCGCTCGAGGCCGTCTACTCGGGTGCCAAGGGCGGCGTCATCGCCTTCACCAAGACCCTCGCCCGTGAAATCGCGACCAAGGGTGTCACCGCGAACACCGTGTGCCCCGGCCCGACCGACACCCCCGCGCTGCGCAAGTTCGCGGACACCTCCGGCCAGGACGCCGACAAGGTGATCGGCGGCATGACCCGCGCCGTGCCGATGAAGCGGCTCGGTCAGGCGACCGACATCGGTGCCGCGGTGGCGTACTTCGCCTCCGATGCAGCAGAATTCGTCACCGGACAGACCCTGTCCGTCAGCGGTGGCCTGACGATGTCCTGA
- the menB gene encoding 1,4-dihydroxy-2-naphthoyl-CoA synthase, translated as MTNNGDSTDFVSWTAVGEFEDIRYEHSGDGIAKITICRPEVRNAFRPQTLMEISEALVDAREDSSVGVIVLTGEGPDAFCSGGDQRVRGDTGYLTEPGKSGSVGRFHVTDLQIQIRRLPKPVVAMVAGYAIGGGHILHLVCDLSIAADNARFGQVGPKVGSFDGGYGAGLLAELVGVKKAKEIWFLCRQYDAQQAREMGLVNTVVPLADLERETVQWCREMLQLSPFALRLMKASFNAAEDGMAGIQQLAHDANLLFYSTEEAKEGREAYKAKRRPEFEKFPRRP; from the coding sequence ATGACGAACAACGGTGATTCAACGGATTTCGTGTCCTGGACGGCAGTGGGTGAGTTCGAGGACATCCGATACGAGCACAGCGGCGACGGGATCGCGAAGATCACGATCTGTCGGCCGGAGGTGCGCAACGCGTTCCGTCCGCAGACGCTGATGGAAATCTCCGAGGCGCTGGTCGATGCCCGCGAGGACTCCTCGGTCGGTGTCATCGTGCTGACCGGCGAGGGCCCCGACGCGTTCTGCTCGGGTGGCGATCAGCGGGTGCGCGGGGATACCGGCTACCTCACCGAACCGGGGAAGTCGGGCAGTGTCGGCCGTTTCCATGTCACCGACCTGCAGATTCAGATCCGGCGCCTGCCGAAGCCGGTCGTGGCCATGGTCGCCGGCTACGCGATCGGTGGCGGCCACATTCTGCACCTGGTCTGCGACCTGTCCATCGCCGCGGACAACGCCCGGTTCGGTCAGGTCGGCCCGAAGGTCGGCTCGTTCGACGGTGGCTACGGTGCGGGATTGCTCGCCGAACTCGTCGGGGTGAAGAAGGCCAAGGAGATCTGGTTCCTGTGCCGTCAGTACGACGCACAGCAGGCGCGTGAGATGGGGCTGGTCAACACCGTCGTCCCGCTCGCCGACCTGGAACGGGAAACCGTGCAGTGGTGCCGCGAGATGCTCCAGCTGTCGCCGTTCGCGCTGCGGCTCATGAAGGCGAGCTTCAATGCCGCGGAGGACGGGATGGCCGGCATTCAGCAGCTCGCCCACGACGCGAATCTGCTGTTCTACTCGACGGAGGAGGCGAAGGAAGGGCGCGAGGCGTACAAGGCGAAGCGGCGCCCCGAGTTCGAGAAGTTCCCGCGTCGGCCCTGA
- a CDS encoding enoyl-CoA hydratase-related protein, whose product MSETATPAVTWSDVDAGVMTITLQRRPANALGLPIIDGLNAALDAADADGSVKVVVVRSDIPGFFAAGADIKHMSSVDAESFTAYGDRLRGALDRLASADRISIAAVDGLALGGGLELAMACTLRVGGSDAKFGLPEVKLGLIPGAGGTQRLPRLVGRGRALDIMLSARQVLAAEAHAIGLIDRLVDAGTATDAAQALAAELCTMSLPAQRAVIRTVDASFDTPLEEGFRFEVTQEQDLFENGEAKEGITAFLEKRAPRFA is encoded by the coding sequence ATGTCGGAAACCGCAACGCCCGCAGTCACGTGGAGCGACGTCGACGCCGGCGTCATGACGATCACGCTGCAACGCAGGCCGGCGAACGCGCTCGGGTTGCCGATCATCGACGGCCTGAATGCGGCACTCGACGCAGCCGACGCCGACGGGTCGGTGAAGGTGGTCGTCGTTCGCTCGGACATTCCGGGCTTCTTCGCGGCAGGCGCGGACATCAAGCACATGTCGTCCGTGGACGCGGAGTCGTTCACCGCGTACGGGGATCGACTCCGTGGGGCGCTCGACCGACTCGCGTCTGCGGACCGCATCTCGATCGCTGCGGTGGACGGCCTCGCGCTCGGCGGCGGCCTCGAACTGGCAATGGCCTGCACCCTCCGGGTCGGCGGGTCGGACGCGAAGTTCGGTCTGCCCGAGGTCAAGCTCGGCCTCATCCCCGGAGCAGGTGGTACGCAGCGCCTTCCGCGTCTCGTGGGCCGTGGCCGCGCCCTGGACATCATGCTGAGCGCCCGTCAGGTCCTCGCCGCCGAGGCGCATGCGATCGGCCTGATCGACCGGCTCGTCGACGCGGGCACGGCCACGGACGCCGCGCAGGCGCTCGCGGCCGAGCTGTGCACGATGTCGCTGCCCGCGCAGCGCGCCGTCATCCGCACGGTCGACGCCTCGTTCGACACCCCGCTCGAGGAGGGCTTCCGGTTCGAGGTCACCCAGGAGCAGGACCTGTTCGAGAACGGAGAGGCGAAGGAGGGCATCACCGCCTTCCTCGAGAAGCGCGCTCCGCGATTCGCCTGA
- a CDS encoding EamA family transporter yields MMPARAGRGAIALALFLVYVIWGSIYLAIRLVIDEVPPLGSMGARFLLAALLMAAFLAFRGGWRRLRLSWRETAGASFLGVLLLACGNGLTSVGQLHGVPSGVTALLVAMVPLWICIYRTLSGDRPRVLELAGVGVGLIGLAVLVLPHGREHAGLPLVGVAVIVLSSVSWSFGSWIKPRIWLPRDVYVSATYQLLAAGAAMTLASVATGERLHGEIGLRAWGAFGYLVVFGSIVGFTAYAWLLHHAPLPLVATHTYVNPVVAVALGSVVLSEPVTPVLVIGGAVVLLSVVLVVSAHTGPRRRGDSTTNDFKVLLSDQKPTRGG; encoded by the coding sequence GTGATGCCGGCGCGTGCCGGGCGGGGTGCGATCGCGCTGGCGCTGTTCCTCGTCTATGTGATCTGGGGATCGATCTATCTCGCGATCCGGCTGGTGATCGACGAGGTCCCTCCGCTCGGCTCGATGGGTGCACGTTTCCTCCTTGCCGCTCTGTTGATGGCCGCCTTTCTGGCCTTTCGCGGCGGCTGGCGGCGGCTGCGCCTCTCTTGGCGGGAAACGGCAGGCGCGTCTTTCCTGGGTGTGCTGCTGCTCGCCTGCGGAAACGGCCTGACCTCGGTCGGCCAGCTGCACGGCGTGCCCTCCGGGGTGACGGCGCTCCTCGTGGCCATGGTGCCGCTGTGGATCTGCATCTACCGCACGCTGTCCGGTGACCGTCCACGGGTTCTCGAATTGGCCGGCGTCGGTGTGGGGCTGATCGGTCTCGCAGTCCTGGTGCTGCCGCACGGTCGTGAGCACGCAGGACTCCCGCTCGTCGGCGTGGCGGTCATCGTGTTGTCCAGCGTGTCCTGGTCGTTCGGGTCGTGGATCAAGCCCCGAATCTGGCTGCCTCGCGACGTGTATGTCAGTGCGACGTACCAGCTTCTGGCGGCCGGCGCGGCCATGACGCTCGCGTCGGTTGCGACAGGGGAACGACTGCACGGCGAGATCGGACTCCGCGCGTGGGGCGCGTTCGGCTACCTCGTGGTCTTCGGCTCGATCGTCGGATTCACCGCGTACGCGTGGCTGCTGCACCACGCACCGTTGCCGCTGGTGGCCACCCATACGTATGTGAATCCGGTGGTGGCTGTTGCACTCGGGTCGGTAGTCCTGTCCGAGCCCGTCACGCCCGTCCTGGTCATCGGGGGAGCGGTCGTACTGCTCTCCGTCGTGCTGGTCGTCAGCGCGCACACCGGGCCTCGACGGCGGGGGGATTCCACCACGAACGATTTCAAGGTATTATTATCAGACCAAAAGCCGACGAGAGGCGGGTAG
- a CDS encoding CaiB/BaiF CoA transferase family protein, with amino-acid sequence MVQDTMKRSFTGPLSGLKVVEIGSIGPGPFCAMLLADLGADVIRVDRAADPGLVGPNADFRTELLHRGRRSLAVDLKHPDGAAVVLSLVADADILIEGFRPGVAERLGIGPDDCAARNPGLIYGRMTGFGQDGPLAQHVGHDINYVALSGALSLIGRQGQPPTPPLSLIGDFGGGGMLLAFGLLSALFERQRSGLGQVVDASMVEGAALLATPFFGFAQTGTWNPERGTNIVDSGAPYYDAYETADGKWLAVGAMEPHFYADLVALLDLPDDLPEQNDRSQWPQMKKIFADAVRGRTLADWLEAGEGLTPCISPVLDVHEAPTHPHHVARDAFVDVDGLVQPAPAPRFSRTAAAVDRRPPLPGEHTTEILTDWGIDPGRAADWLRSGAVREAAAGT; translated from the coding sequence ATGGTGCAGGACACCATGAAACGCTCGTTCACCGGCCCATTGTCGGGCCTGAAGGTGGTCGAGATCGGCTCGATCGGGCCCGGCCCCTTCTGTGCCATGCTCCTCGCCGACCTCGGCGCCGACGTGATTCGCGTGGACCGCGCCGCAGATCCAGGACTGGTCGGTCCGAACGCCGACTTTCGCACCGAACTGCTGCACCGAGGTCGCCGCTCACTCGCAGTCGACCTCAAGCATCCGGACGGCGCCGCCGTGGTGCTCTCGCTCGTGGCGGACGCCGACATCTTGATCGAGGGCTTCCGGCCCGGGGTCGCCGAGCGACTCGGCATCGGACCGGACGACTGCGCCGCACGTAATCCCGGGCTGATCTACGGACGCATGACCGGTTTCGGTCAGGACGGACCGCTCGCTCAGCACGTCGGCCACGACATCAATTACGTCGCGCTCAGCGGCGCCCTGTCGTTGATCGGACGGCAGGGCCAGCCGCCCACACCACCGCTCAGTCTGATCGGCGACTTCGGTGGCGGGGGAATGCTCCTCGCGTTCGGGTTGCTGTCGGCGCTGTTCGAACGGCAGCGGTCGGGACTCGGCCAGGTGGTCGACGCCTCGATGGTCGAGGGGGCCGCACTCCTCGCGACGCCCTTCTTCGGCTTCGCGCAGACCGGAACGTGGAACCCCGAACGCGGCACCAACATCGTCGACAGCGGTGCGCCCTACTACGACGCCTACGAGACCGCGGACGGGAAGTGGCTGGCCGTCGGAGCGATGGAACCGCACTTCTACGCCGACCTCGTTGCGCTGCTGGATCTCCCGGACGACCTCCCGGAGCAGAACGACCGATCGCAGTGGCCGCAGATGAAGAAGATCTTCGCGGACGCCGTGCGCGGCCGGACGCTCGCAGACTGGCTCGAGGCGGGAGAGGGGCTCACGCCCTGCATATCGCCCGTCCTCGACGTCCACGAGGCGCCGACACACCCGCACCATGTCGCCCGTGATGCGTTCGTCGACGTCGACGGTCTCGTCCAACCCGCGCCGGCGCCGCGATTCAGCCGCACTGCGGCCGCAGTAGATCGCCGTCCGCCGTTGCCGGGCGAACACACCACCGAGATTCTGACCGACTGGGGGATCGACCCTGGCCGCGCCGCAGACTGGCTGCGCTCGGGTGCGGTGCGCGAGGCCGCCGCGGGGACCTGA
- a CDS encoding enoyl-CoA hydratase/isomerase family protein has protein sequence MTEPTTWETFTLDRPEPGIAVVTLNRPERMNSMTNTMFIELERVALQLDHEHDLRVVILTGAGKAFCGGFDLDDAEGLSSLTPMGMLDQQELAARALSAIRSIRVPVIAAVNGAAAGGGLSLSLAADIRIGSPAARFNAAFVRIGLSAGDLGASWHLPRLIGPARAAEFAYTGRFIEAVEAESLGLLNAVVPAESLLDEALAMARLISANSPAGVQLSKRALHANMEVSSYAAALELENRGQALLTRGDDMPEALAAFKEKRSPTFTGR, from the coding sequence GTGACCGAGCCCACGACATGGGAAACGTTCACGCTCGACCGGCCGGAACCCGGCATCGCCGTCGTGACGTTGAATCGCCCCGAACGAATGAACTCGATGACGAACACCATGTTCATCGAACTGGAGAGGGTTGCGCTGCAACTGGATCACGAACACGACCTCCGCGTCGTGATCCTCACCGGCGCAGGCAAGGCGTTCTGCGGCGGATTCGACCTCGACGACGCCGAAGGTTTGTCGTCGCTGACGCCGATGGGCATGCTGGACCAGCAGGAACTGGCGGCGCGCGCCCTCTCGGCGATCCGCAGCATCCGCGTCCCCGTGATCGCGGCGGTCAACGGCGCGGCCGCGGGCGGTGGACTGTCCCTGTCGCTCGCCGCCGACATCCGGATCGGTTCGCCGGCGGCACGGTTCAACGCGGCGTTCGTGCGGATCGGTCTGTCCGCAGGCGATCTGGGCGCGTCGTGGCACCTGCCCCGTCTCATCGGCCCGGCACGCGCAGCCGAATTCGCCTACACCGGCCGCTTCATCGAGGCCGTGGAGGCCGAGTCCCTCGGACTGCTGAACGCGGTCGTTCCCGCCGAGTCGCTGCTCGACGAGGCGCTCGCGATGGCGCGGCTCATCAGTGCGAATTCCCCTGCCGGTGTGCAGCTGTCGAAGCGTGCGCTCCACGCGAACATGGAAGTGTCGTCGTACGCCGCCGCGCTCGAACTCGAGAATCGCGGGCAGGCATTGCTCACTCGCGGCGACGACATGCCCGAAGCCCTGGCCGCGTTCAAGGAAAAGCGCAGCCCTACGTTCACGGGACGGTGA
- a CDS encoding enoyl-CoA hydratase/isomerase family protein, whose amino-acid sequence MTQTDTRENTAVLSNYVPPQLETLTLEVLQGKIVVLTINRPDRMNSMVVKMFEEFNTVAYALRDTDARALIIRGAGDRVFCAGFDLDEISVITEMGVREFLRFQETATGGLAALHHLPFPVIAAIHGAASGGGLALALACDIRLVAPTAKFNAAFVKVGLSVGELGTSWQLTRLVGPGRAAEIAYTARFVGAEEAARIGLANRVVPSEDLFDEAVAVAEAIASNSPGGVRMSKRALQRNQEVTSYAAALELENRGQALLTRGADMPEALAAFKEKRAPRFTGQ is encoded by the coding sequence ATGACGCAGACGGATACGCGCGAGAATACCGCGGTGCTGAGCAATTACGTGCCGCCGCAGCTGGAGACCCTCACCCTCGAGGTGCTGCAGGGCAAGATCGTCGTTCTCACGATCAATCGGCCGGACCGGATGAACTCGATGGTCGTGAAGATGTTCGAGGAGTTCAACACCGTCGCATACGCGCTGCGCGACACGGACGCGCGGGCGCTGATCATCCGCGGTGCGGGCGATCGCGTGTTCTGCGCGGGCTTCGACCTGGACGAGATCAGCGTGATCACCGAAATGGGTGTGCGGGAGTTCCTCAGGTTCCAGGAGACCGCGACCGGGGGCCTGGCGGCGCTGCACCACCTGCCGTTCCCGGTGATCGCCGCGATTCACGGTGCCGCGTCCGGGGGCGGGCTGGCGCTCGCGCTCGCCTGCGACATCCGGCTCGTGGCGCCCACCGCGAAGTTCAATGCGGCATTCGTCAAGGTCGGACTGTCCGTCGGCGAGCTCGGCACGTCGTGGCAGCTCACCCGGCTCGTCGGACCCGGCCGGGCCGCGGAGATCGCCTACACGGCGCGTTTCGTCGGCGCCGAGGAAGCCGCCCGGATCGGATTGGCTAACCGGGTGGTGCCGAGCGAGGACCTGTTCGACGAGGCTGTCGCGGTGGCCGAGGCGATCGCATCGAATTCGCCGGGCGGCGTCCGGATGTCGAAGCGGGCGCTGCAGCGGAACCAGGAAGTGACGTCGTATGCGGCGGCCCTGGAGTTGGAGAACCGGGGCCAGGCGCTGCTCACCAGGGGCGCCGACATGCCGGAGGCGCTTGCGGCGTTCAAGGAGAAGCGGGCGCCACGCTTCACCGGCCAGTAA